In one window of Janthinobacterium sp. 1_2014MBL_MicDiv DNA:
- the xdhC gene encoding xanthine dehydrogenase accessory protein XdhC: MSDWLTAMDNDAQASVLVTVALVEGSGPREAGAKMRVTTRGQIDTIGGGHLELRAVEIAKTMLVTGETHARLERFALGPSLGQCCGGVVYLVFEAVDASLGAVLSALRERRQQDSWRLTALDGAPASALFDAMGRLIAGTGEQAPSTFARERGTHVAQDGSGRRWLVDPCLAPRAHLTLFGAGHVGAAIVRALADLPCNITWVDEREDMFPAYMPDNVRIAATDTPEEFVAMAPPGGSFLVMTHSHALDQRLTEAIMARDDAGWFGLIGSQTKRKQFEHRLQARGVPDERIAAMVCPIGMPGIRNKAPAVIAASVACQLLMVWEEAAAAALAAPLRLVTASTPPRRKKRAANHPL, from the coding sequence ATGAGCGACTGGCTGACAGCGATGGACAATGACGCGCAGGCATCCGTGCTGGTGACGGTCGCCCTGGTGGAAGGTTCCGGACCGCGCGAGGCGGGAGCGAAGATGCGCGTCACCACGCGCGGCCAGATCGATACCATCGGTGGCGGCCACCTGGAGCTGCGCGCCGTCGAAATCGCCAAGACCATGCTGGTCACGGGCGAGACCCATGCGCGGCTCGAGCGTTTTGCGCTGGGCCCCAGCCTCGGCCAATGCTGCGGCGGCGTCGTCTACCTTGTCTTCGAAGCCGTCGATGCCAGCCTGGGGGCGGTGTTGTCCGCCTTGCGCGAACGCCGCCAGCAGGACAGCTGGCGTTTGACGGCACTCGACGGTGCACCCGCCTCGGCGCTGTTCGATGCGATGGGGCGGTTGATCGCCGGCACAGGCGAGCAGGCGCCCAGCACATTTGCGCGTGAACGGGGCACCCATGTGGCGCAGGATGGCAGCGGGCGGCGCTGGCTGGTCGACCCGTGCCTGGCGCCGCGTGCCCATCTGACGCTGTTCGGCGCCGGCCACGTGGGAGCCGCCATCGTGCGCGCGCTGGCCGATTTGCCCTGTAATATCACCTGGGTCGATGAACGCGAAGACATGTTTCCCGCATACATGCCCGATAATGTGCGCATCGCCGCTACCGACACGCCCGAAGAATTCGTCGCGATGGCACCGCCCGGTGGCAGTTTCCTTGTCATGACGCATAGCCATGCGCTCGATCAACGCTTGACGGAAGCCATCATGGCGCGCGACGATGCGGGCTGGTTCGGCTTGATCGGTTCGCAGACCAAGCGCAAGCAGTTCGAACACCGCCTGCAGGCCCGTGGCGTGCCGGACGAACGTATCGCCGCCATGGTGTGTCCAATCGGCATGCCTGGCATCCGCAACAAGGCGCCAGCCGTGATCGCCGCCTCCGTTGCCTGTCAATTACTCATGGTGTGGGAGGAAGCCGCCGCGGCGGCCCTGGCCGCACCGCTGCGGCTGGTCACTGCCAGTACGCCACCGCGCCGCAAGAAACGCGCCGCCAATCACCCGTTATAG
- the uraH gene encoding hydroxyisourate hydrolase has translation MGKLSTHVLDIAHGKPGAGVKVALFSVAPEGKVLLKMDMTNSDGRCSSPLLEGDSMKAGQYELVFNAGDYFAAQGVDLPSPRFIDLVTLAFGIAHTDENYHVPLVVSPWSYSTYRGS, from the coding sequence ATGGGAAAACTCAGCACGCATGTACTCGATATCGCCCACGGCAAGCCGGGAGCCGGCGTCAAGGTGGCCCTGTTTTCAGTCGCGCCGGAAGGAAAAGTATTGCTGAAGATGGATATGACCAACAGCGATGGCCGCTGCAGTTCGCCACTGCTGGAAGGCGACAGCATGAAGGCGGGTCAGTATGAGCTGGTGTTCAATGCAGGCGACTATTTCGCCGCCCAGGGTGTCGATCTCCCCTCACCCCGCTTCATCGACCTGGTGACCCTGGCCTTCGGCATTGCGCATACCGACGAAAATTATCATGTGCCACTGGTGGTGTCGCCGTGGTCGTATTCCACGTATCGAGGAAGTTGA
- a CDS encoding FAD:protein FMN transferase translates to MQRRTFMSAAIGSVAGMAGLCLPGSMARGTASASGVRLYRGAALAFGTTIAVTVLHREQRQAELAIEDALHAARNIDRLMSIYSPASQVFQLNRDGRLSRPDPHLLAVLAQAQALSQWSDGAFDVTVQPLWQLFRAAAGEASLPLDAQRRAVQARVGWRQLAWNRREVRFLQPGMALTLNGLAQGYAADMALAAVRARGVRHALLDTGEFIARGQRAVRQPWTLGIRDPRDSEILTATLKVEGRSVATSGDYECTFTPDFAHHHIFDPSSGDSPLELASVTVVAPTGLLADGLSTTFMVTGAARAHAMTAQMDGVDLMTIDKQGRRKMSPGFPRLL, encoded by the coding sequence ATGCAGCGTAGAACATTCATGTCCGCCGCCATCGGCAGCGTGGCAGGCATGGCGGGCTTGTGTCTGCCTGGCAGCATGGCGCGTGGCACGGCCAGCGCCTCCGGTGTGCGCCTGTATCGTGGTGCGGCGTTGGCGTTTGGCACGACCATCGCCGTCACCGTCCTGCACCGCGAGCAGCGCCAGGCCGAGCTGGCCATCGAAGACGCCTTGCATGCGGCGAGGAATATCGACCGCCTGATGAGCATTTACAGTCCAGCGAGCCAAGTCTTCCAGCTCAATCGCGATGGGCGGCTGTCTCGCCCCGATCCGCACCTGCTGGCCGTGCTGGCACAGGCGCAAGCGTTGTCGCAATGGAGCGATGGTGCATTTGATGTCACGGTGCAACCGTTATGGCAGCTGTTTCGGGCTGCGGCCGGCGAGGCAAGCTTGCCGCTCGATGCGCAACGGCGCGCGGTGCAGGCGCGGGTAGGGTGGCGGCAACTGGCGTGGAATAGGCGCGAAGTGCGTTTTCTTCAGCCTGGCATGGCGCTGACCTTGAATGGTCTGGCGCAAGGTTACGCGGCGGACATGGCGCTGGCCGCCGTGCGGGCACGGGGCGTGCGGCATGCGCTGCTCGACACGGGCGAGTTCATCGCGCGGGGGCAGCGTGCCGTGCGTCAACCCTGGACCCTGGGCATCCGGGATCCGCGCGACAGTGAAATTCTCACGGCCACGTTAAAAGTGGAAGGGCGCAGCGTGGCCACCTCCGGAGACTATGAGTGCACGTTTACGCCAGACTTTGCGCATCATCATATCTTCGACCCATCGAGCGGCGATTCGCCGCTGGAATTGGCCAGCGTGACCGTGGTGGCGCCTACGGGCTTGCTGGCCGACGGCTTGTCGACCACATTCATGGTGACGGGCGCCGCACGCGCGCATGCGATGACTGCGCAAATGGACGGCGTCGACTTGATGACCATCGACAAGCAGGGCCGGCGCAAGATGTCGCCCGGCTTTCCCCGTCTACTTTAG
- the puuE gene encoding allantoinase PuuE, which translates to MSTYEHYPRDLIGYGRTPPHPQWPGKARIALQFVLNYEEGAENSVLHGDPASETFLSEMIGAAAFPARHLSMESIYEYGSRAGLWRLLRMFEERRLPLTVFGVSMALKRNPEAVAAFQELGHEIACHGLRWISYQNMDEATERAHMREAVQIIRELTGSAPQGWYTGRDSPNTRKLVVEHGGFRYDADYYGDDLPFWEKVAYTDATGAAAAQAQLIVPYTLDTNDMRFAAMQGFNSGTQFFDYLKDAFDVLYAEGDPNGLNQPKMLSVGLHCRLVGRPGRAAALARFLDYVQRHEQVWITRRIDIAEHWHATHPFKA; encoded by the coding sequence ATGAGTACTTACGAACATTATCCACGCGACTTGATCGGTTATGGCCGTACGCCGCCCCATCCGCAATGGCCGGGCAAGGCGCGTATCGCGCTGCAATTTGTCCTCAATTACGAAGAGGGGGCGGAAAACAGCGTGCTGCATGGCGATCCCGCCTCGGAGACGTTTTTGTCCGAAATGATCGGCGCGGCGGCTTTTCCTGCACGCCACCTGAGCATGGAATCCATTTATGAATACGGCTCGCGCGCCGGGCTGTGGCGCCTGCTGCGCATGTTCGAGGAGCGGCGCCTGCCGCTGACCGTATTTGGCGTCTCGATGGCCTTGAAGCGCAACCCGGAAGCGGTAGCCGCGTTCCAGGAATTGGGGCATGAAATCGCTTGCCATGGCTTGCGCTGGATTTCCTATCAAAACATGGATGAGGCGACGGAGCGTGCGCATATGCGCGAAGCCGTGCAGATCATCCGCGAATTGACCGGTTCCGCCCCACAAGGCTGGTACACCGGGCGCGATTCGCCAAATACGCGCAAACTGGTGGTGGAGCATGGCGGTTTTCGCTATGACGCCGATTATTATGGCGACGACCTGCCATTCTGGGAAAAGGTGGCGTACACGGATGCCACAGGCGCCGCAGCCGCGCAAGCGCAGCTGATCGTGCCCTATACCCTGGACACGAACGACATGCGTTTTGCCGCCATGCAGGGTTTTAATTCGGGCACGCAGTTTTTTGACTATTTGAAGGATGCATTCGATGTGCTGTATGCGGAAGGCGATCCGAACGGATTGAATCAGCCGAAGATGCTGTCCGTGGGCTTGCATTGCCGCCTGGTAGGCCGGCCTGGCCGCGCGGCGGCGCTGGCGCGCTTTCTCGACTACGTGCAGCGCCATGAGCAGGTGTGGATCACGCGCCGTATCGATATCGCCGAACACTGGCATGCGACGCACCCGTTCAAGGCATGA
- the xdhA gene encoding xanthine dehydrogenase small subunit: MSEPIRFYYRGAVQEVRNAAPTQTVLQHLREDLHCTGTKEGCAEGDCGACTVVIGSLVDGKVEMKAVNACIQLTPTLDGKALFSVEDLQQPDGALHPVQQAMVECHGSQCGFCTPGFVMSLWGMYLDKNGAPPTRCEIDDTLSGNLCRCTGYRPIIEAAKRMGELPHVAFDRDALGMQLQALQRDSLLTYEHGGQQFHAPHTLEELVALRAAHPQACLLAGSTDVGLWVTKQLRDLGDIIYLGNVAALKTIAIADGKLEIGAGASLNDAYGALCQHYPEELSELWQRFASLPIRNAGTLGGNVANGSPIGDSMPWLIALGSDVVLRGPAGQRIMPLEKFYLGYQKKDLRPDEFVEAVRVPLPRADVHFRTYKLAKRFDQDISAVCAAFAFQLDGERIVDARIAFGGMAATPQRAAQTETFLRGQAWTEENLSIAMRLLADDYAPLSDMRASNSYRMMTAQNLLRRFWLETRCGAPLPRSSLNAYACRA, from the coding sequence ATGTCAGAACCGATTCGCTTTTACTACCGTGGCGCCGTACAGGAAGTACGCAACGCCGCCCCCACGCAGACTGTGTTGCAGCACCTGCGCGAGGACCTGCATTGCACGGGCACCAAGGAAGGCTGTGCGGAAGGCGATTGCGGCGCCTGCACGGTGGTCATCGGCAGCCTGGTTGATGGCAAGGTGGAGATGAAGGCCGTGAATGCCTGCATCCAGCTGACGCCTACGCTCGATGGCAAGGCCCTGTTTTCCGTGGAAGACTTGCAGCAGCCCGATGGCGCCCTGCATCCGGTACAGCAGGCGATGGTCGAGTGCCACGGTTCCCAATGCGGCTTTTGCACGCCCGGCTTCGTCATGTCGCTGTGGGGCATGTACCTGGACAAGAATGGCGCGCCACCCACGCGCTGCGAAATCGACGATACCCTGTCCGGCAACCTGTGCCGCTGCACGGGCTACCGGCCCATCATCGAGGCGGCAAAACGCATGGGCGAATTGCCGCATGTGGCCTTCGACCGCGATGCCCTGGGCATGCAGCTGCAGGCGCTGCAGCGCGACAGCTTGCTCACGTATGAACATGGCGGCCAGCAATTCCATGCCCCGCATACCCTTGAAGAACTGGTGGCGCTGCGTGCGGCGCATCCGCAAGCGTGCCTGCTGGCCGGCTCCACCGACGTGGGACTCTGGGTGACCAAGCAACTGCGCGACCTGGGCGACATTATTTATCTGGGCAACGTGGCGGCCTTGAAAACCATTGCCATTGCCGATGGCAAGCTGGAGATTGGCGCCGGCGCCAGCCTGAACGATGCCTACGGGGCGCTGTGCCAACACTACCCCGAGGAACTGTCGGAATTGTGGCAGCGCTTTGCTTCCTTGCCGATTCGCAACGCCGGTACCCTGGGCGGCAATGTCGCGAATGGCTCGCCCATCGGCGACTCGATGCCATGGCTGATCGCTCTGGGCAGCGACGTCGTGCTGCGCGGCCCGGCGGGCCAGCGCATCATGCCGCTGGAAAAGTTCTATTTGGGCTATCAGAAGAAAGACTTGCGGCCGGATGAATTCGTCGAAGCCGTGCGCGTCCCCTTGCCGCGTGCCGACGTGCATTTCCGCACATATAAACTGGCCAAGCGCTTTGACCAGGATATTTCAGCCGTGTGCGCCGCGTTTGCCTTCCAGCTCGATGGCGAACGCATCGTTGATGCGCGCATCGCCTTTGGCGGCATGGCGGCCACGCCGCAGCGCGCTGCGCAAACGGAAACGTTTTTGCGGGGCCAGGCGTGGACGGAAGAAAACCTGAGCATTGCCATGCGCTTGCTGGCCGATGATTATGCGCCGCTGTCGGACATGCGCGCGTCCAACAGTTACCGCATGATGACGGCGCAAAACCTGCTGCGCCGCTTCTGGCTGGAAACACGCTGCGGCGCGCCGTTGCCGCGGTCGTCCCTCAATGCCTACGCTTGCCGCGCTTGA
- a CDS encoding sigma-54-dependent Fis family transcriptional regulator encodes MADANIPATGQDNVPVIIETSHQRSVAFGLSPTATPDFTPAGKSDLSLLIEQNRLLHTHALPAMETLYQQIVNTHNMVILTDANGVIVHSLGDDDFLEKANRVALQPGVAWSEQSRGTNAIGTAITEKVPTLVHADQHYLAANHFLTCSAAPITDHRGNVIGVLDVSSDQRSFHKHTMALVRMSALMIENQLFSATFEDAITVHFHARPEFIGTLMEGIASFTPGGRFLSANKNGLFQLGLSFAALQSHTFSSLFGLPVSALYDHYRTAAPGLLNLCMHSGVRVYGRAQLRLSNSVFQHGFASGTDHSDINAVPTAIPAPASHAANAARRLSGLRYLRTGDPQLELVIEKVNKVLGRDIPILVMGETGTGKELLAQAIHNDSPRAMGPFIAVNCASIPETLIESELFGYEDGAFTGARKKGAIGKILQANGGTLFLDEIGDMPFGLQARLLRVLQERMVTPLGSSKSITVNVELICATNHNLRERMAKGLFREDLYYRLNGLVVKLPPLRERTDLDTVVKKILATEAPDTRYTVAPDILHMFHQHKWPGNFRQLTNLLRTAIVMAGDEHEICLRHMPDDFLDDIEMTQASATSASTDRMIAAGANLEEMEQSVILKSLDAHGGNVSATARALGVSRNTIYRKVPHLK; translated from the coding sequence ATGGCGGACGCGAATATACCAGCCACAGGACAAGACAACGTTCCCGTCATCATCGAAACGTCCCACCAGCGCTCCGTGGCCTTCGGCCTGTCACCCACGGCCACGCCCGATTTCACGCCGGCCGGCAAATCCGACCTGTCACTGCTGATCGAGCAGAACCGCCTGCTGCACACGCATGCGCTGCCGGCGATGGAAACCCTGTACCAGCAGATCGTCAATACGCACAATATGGTGATCTTGACGGATGCCAACGGCGTCATCGTGCATTCCCTGGGCGACGATGATTTTCTCGAAAAAGCCAACAGGGTTGCCCTGCAACCGGGCGTGGCATGGTCGGAACAAAGCCGCGGCACGAACGCCATCGGCACGGCCATCACGGAAAAAGTACCGACCCTGGTCCATGCGGACCAGCATTACCTGGCCGCCAATCACTTCCTGACCTGCTCCGCCGCTCCCATTACCGACCACCGCGGCAATGTCATCGGCGTGCTGGACGTCTCGAGCGATCAGCGCAGTTTCCACAAGCATACGATGGCCCTCGTGCGCATGTCGGCGCTGATGATCGAGAACCAGCTATTCTCCGCCACGTTCGAGGATGCCATCACCGTGCATTTCCATGCGCGCCCGGAATTCATCGGCACCTTGATGGAAGGCATCGCCTCGTTCACACCTGGTGGACGCTTTCTGTCGGCAAACAAGAATGGCTTGTTCCAGTTGGGTCTCTCCTTTGCAGCATTGCAGTCGCACACCTTCAGCTCCCTGTTCGGCTTGCCCGTCTCCGCCCTGTACGACCATTACCGCACGGCAGCACCAGGCCTGCTAAACCTGTGCATGCACAGCGGCGTGCGCGTCTATGGTCGCGCGCAGCTACGACTGAGCAATAGTGTCTTCCAGCATGGCTTTGCTTCTGGCACCGATCACAGCGATATCAACGCGGTACCGACAGCCATACCCGCGCCGGCCAGCCATGCGGCCAATGCGGCGCGGCGCCTGTCCGGCCTGCGCTACCTGCGCACGGGCGATCCGCAACTGGAACTGGTGATCGAGAAGGTCAATAAGGTGCTGGGGCGCGACATCCCCATCCTCGTGATGGGGGAAACGGGCACCGGCAAGGAATTGCTGGCGCAAGCCATCCATAATGATTCTCCACGCGCCATGGGGCCATTCATCGCCGTCAACTGCGCCTCGATTCCGGAAACCCTGATCGAATCCGAACTGTTCGGCTATGAAGACGGGGCCTTTACTGGCGCGCGCAAGAAAGGGGCCATCGGCAAGATCTTGCAGGCGAATGGCGGCACCCTGTTTCTCGATGAAATCGGCGACATGCCCTTCGGCCTGCAGGCGCGGCTGTTGCGCGTGCTGCAAGAGCGCATGGTCACGCCTCTGGGCAGCAGCAAATCGATCACCGTGAATGTGGAACTGATTTGCGCCACGAATCACAATTTGCGCGAACGCATGGCCAAGGGACTGTTCCGCGAAGACCTGTATTACCGCCTGAATGGCCTGGTGGTCAAGCTGCCGCCGCTGCGCGAGCGCACGGACCTCGACACGGTCGTGAAAAAGATCCTGGCGACGGAAGCGCCCGATACGCGCTACACGGTGGCGCCGGACATCCTGCACATGTTCCACCAGCACAAATGGCCAGGCAACTTCCGCCAGCTGACCAATTTGCTGCGCACGGCCATCGTCATGGCCGGCGACGAGCACGAAATCTGTTTGCGCCACATGCCCGATGATTTCCTCGACGATATTGAAATGACGCAAGCCAGTGCCACCAGCGCCAGCACCGACCGCATGATCGCCGCCGGCGCCAACCTGGAGGAAATGGAGCAAAGCGTGATCCTCAAATCGCTCGATGCCCACGGCGGCAATGTCTCGGCTACGGCACGGGCCCTGGGCGTGTCGCGCAATACGATCTATCGCAAGGTACCGCATCTGAAATAA
- the xdhB gene encoding xanthine dehydrogenase molybdopterin binding subunit has protein sequence MNHPATPELQAAAWSAVGKPSPHESAQLHVLGQATYTDDIAELHSTLHAALGLSQKPHARITAMDLSAVRAAAGVVAVYTAQDIPGTNDCGPIIHDDPILAFDLVQYVGQPIFIVVADTHDHARRAARLAQVTYEELPAIMTPQAAKAAQSYVLPPMHLARGDYQAAFERAPHVVKGQLYVGGQEQFYLEGQISYAIPKEAQGMLVLCSTQHPSEMQHVVAHALGVHSHNITVECRRMGGGFGGKESQSALWAAASAIAASKLKRPVKLRADRDDDMLVTGKRHCFYYEYEVGYDDAGRILAAKVDMTTRAGYSADLSGPVATRAVCHFDNTYYLSDVDIRAACGKTNTQSNTAFRGFGGPQGAIAIEYVIDEIARHLRRDALDIRLLNFYGRNDGEGRNVTPYGQVIVDNVIHELVAELEQSSDYRARRRAIDAFNEASPVLKKGLAFTPLKFGIAFNVTHLNQAGALVHVYVDGSVLVNHGGTEMGQGINTKVMQVVAHELGLDLGRVRATATDTSKVANTSATAASTGADLNGKAAQDAARQIRERLADYAVKLYGGALAAVRFFDNHIHVNGHVVAFAELVQKAYLARVQLWSDGFYATPGLSWDAKTMTGHPFSYYAYGAAVAEVVVDTLTGEWKLLRADALYDAGQSLNPAIDLGQVEGAFIQGMGWLTTEQLWWNGAGKLMTHAPSTYKIPGISDCPEDFRVKLFLNRNVEDSIHRSKAVGEPPLLLPFSVFFAIRDAISSVGNHAVQPPLNAPATSEEILKAIMAVQAAGTAA, from the coding sequence ATGAACCATCCTGCCACGCCCGAACTGCAAGCGGCCGCCTGGAGCGCTGTGGGCAAGCCCAGTCCCCATGAATCAGCGCAATTGCATGTGCTGGGGCAAGCTACCTACACGGACGATATTGCTGAACTGCACAGTACCTTGCACGCGGCCTTGGGCTTGTCGCAAAAGCCGCACGCGCGCATCACGGCCATGGACTTGTCCGCCGTGCGCGCTGCCGCCGGCGTCGTTGCCGTTTACACGGCGCAGGACATTCCCGGCACCAACGATTGCGGCCCCATCATTCACGACGATCCCATCCTGGCGTTTGATCTGGTGCAATACGTGGGCCAGCCCATTTTCATCGTGGTGGCCGATACGCATGATCACGCACGCCGCGCCGCCCGCCTGGCGCAAGTGACGTATGAGGAGTTGCCTGCGATCATGACGCCACAGGCGGCCAAGGCGGCACAATCGTACGTGCTGCCGCCCATGCACCTGGCGCGCGGCGACTATCAAGCGGCCTTCGAACGTGCGCCGCATGTGGTCAAGGGCCAGCTGTATGTGGGCGGCCAGGAACAGTTTTACCTGGAAGGCCAGATTTCCTACGCGATTCCGAAGGAAGCGCAAGGCATGCTCGTACTGTGCTCGACCCAGCACCCCAGCGAAATGCAGCACGTCGTGGCGCATGCGCTGGGCGTGCATTCGCATAACATCACGGTCGAATGCCGGCGCATGGGCGGCGGCTTTGGCGGCAAGGAATCGCAGTCGGCCCTGTGGGCGGCCGCCTCGGCTATTGCTGCATCGAAACTGAAACGCCCCGTCAAGCTGCGCGCCGACCGTGACGACGACATGCTGGTGACGGGCAAGCGCCACTGTTTTTATTATGAATATGAAGTGGGCTACGACGACGCGGGGCGGATTCTGGCCGCCAAGGTCGACATGACCACGCGTGCCGGCTATTCGGCCGACCTGTCCGGTCCCGTCGCCACGCGCGCCGTCTGCCATTTCGACAATACCTATTATTTGTCCGACGTGGATATCCGCGCCGCCTGCGGCAAGACGAATACGCAGTCGAACACGGCCTTCCGGGGTTTCGGCGGACCGCAGGGCGCCATTGCCATCGAGTATGTCATCGATGAAATTGCCCGCCACCTGCGGCGCGATGCGCTCGATATCCGCCTGCTCAATTTCTATGGCCGCAACGATGGGGAAGGGCGCAACGTCACGCCATATGGCCAGGTCATCGTCGATAACGTGATCCACGAACTCGTCGCCGAACTGGAACAGAGCAGCGACTACCGCGCGCGCCGCCGCGCCATCGACGCCTTCAACGAAGCCAGCCCTGTCTTGAAGAAGGGCCTGGCATTCACGCCATTGAAATTCGGCATCGCCTTCAACGTCACGCACCTGAACCAGGCTGGCGCCCTCGTGCACGTGTACGTGGATGGCTCCGTACTGGTCAACCATGGCGGCACGGAAATGGGGCAAGGCATCAATACCAAGGTCATGCAGGTGGTGGCGCACGAGCTGGGCCTGGACCTGGGACGGGTGCGCGCCACGGCCACCGATACCAGCAAGGTGGCGAATACGTCGGCCACGGCGGCGTCCACCGGTGCCGACCTGAATGGCAAGGCGGCGCAGGATGCCGCGCGCCAGATCCGCGAACGCCTGGCCGACTACGCGGTCAAACTGTACGGCGGCGCGCTTGCTGCCGTGCGTTTCTTCGATAACCATATTCACGTCAACGGCCACGTCGTCGCGTTTGCCGAACTGGTGCAGAAGGCCTATCTGGCCAGGGTACAACTGTGGTCGGACGGTTTCTATGCCACGCCCGGTCTGTCGTGGGATGCGAAGACGATGACGGGCCATCCGTTTTCGTATTACGCGTATGGCGCGGCCGTGGCCGAAGTGGTGGTCGATACCTTGACGGGCGAATGGAAATTGTTGCGCGCGGATGCCTTGTACGATGCAGGCCAGTCGCTCAACCCCGCGATTGATCTGGGTCAAGTGGAAGGTGCGTTTATCCAGGGCATGGGCTGGCTGACGACCGAGCAGCTGTGGTGGAATGGCGCAGGCAAGCTGATGACGCACGCGCCATCGACGTATAAAATTCCCGGCATTTCCGATTGCCCGGAAGATTTTCGCGTCAAGCTGTTCCTGAACCGCAATGTGGAAGACAGCATACACCGCTCGAAAGCCGTGGGCGAGCCGCCGTTGCTGCTGCCGTTTTCCGTTTTCTTTGCCATCCGCGACGCCATTTCCAGCGTGGGCAATCACGCCGTGCAGCCGCCGCTCAATGCGCCGGCCACCAGCGAGGAAATCCTCAAGGCGATCATGGCCGTGCAAGCGGCCGGCACCGCCGCATAG